One genomic segment of Amycolatopsis sp. WQ 127309 includes these proteins:
- the fbaA gene encoding class II fructose-bisphosphate aldolase, whose translation MPIATPEVYAEMLDRAKANEFAYPAINVTSSETVNAAIRGFAEAESDGIIQFSTGGAEFASGQKVKDMVVGSVALAEFAQVVAARYDVNVALHTDHCPKDKLDGFVRPLIEISAERVKNGQNPLFQSHMWDGSAIDLDENLVIAQELLAKTAAANIILEVEIGVVGGEEDGVEAEINEKLYTAEGDFLKTIDALGSGENGRYLLAATFGNVHGVYKPGNVKLRPDVLKGGQEAASKKLGLDAGSKPFELVFHGGSGSLPEEIREAVSYGVVKMNVDTDTQYAFTRPIVDHFFKNYDGVLKIDGEVGNKKVYDPRSYLKAAEGGMAARIVEACQALGSAGTKLK comes from the coding sequence ATGCCCATCGCGACCCCCGAGGTCTACGCGGAGATGCTGGATCGGGCCAAGGCGAACGAGTTCGCCTACCCCGCCATCAACGTGACCTCGTCCGAAACCGTGAACGCCGCCATCCGCGGCTTCGCCGAAGCGGAGAGCGACGGGATCATCCAGTTCTCCACCGGCGGCGCCGAATTCGCCTCCGGCCAAAAAGTCAAGGACATGGTCGTCGGCTCCGTCGCCCTCGCCGAATTCGCGCAGGTCGTCGCCGCCCGCTACGACGTCAACGTCGCCCTCCACACCGACCACTGCCCCAAAGACAAACTCGACGGGTTCGTCCGGCCGCTGATCGAGATCTCCGCCGAACGCGTCAAAAACGGCCAGAACCCGCTGTTCCAGTCCCACATGTGGGACGGCTCCGCCATCGACCTCGACGAGAACCTCGTCATCGCGCAGGAACTGCTGGCCAAGACCGCGGCGGCGAACATCATCCTCGAAGTCGAGATCGGCGTCGTCGGCGGCGAAGAAGACGGCGTCGAGGCGGAGATCAACGAAAAGCTCTACACCGCCGAAGGCGACTTCCTCAAAACCATCGACGCGCTCGGCTCCGGCGAGAACGGCCGCTACCTGCTCGCCGCCACCTTCGGCAACGTCCACGGCGTCTACAAGCCCGGCAACGTCAAGCTCCGCCCGGACGTGCTCAAGGGCGGCCAGGAAGCCGCGTCGAAGAAACTCGGCCTCGACGCCGGGTCCAAGCCGTTCGAGCTGGTCTTCCACGGCGGCTCCGGCTCACTGCCGGAAGAAATCCGCGAAGCCGTCTCGTACGGGGTGGTGAAGATGAACGTGGACACCGACACGCAGTACGCGTTCACCCGCCCGATCGTGGACCACTTCTTCAAAAACTACGACGGCGTCCTGAAGATCGACGGCGAGGTCGGCAACAAGAAGGTCTACGACCCCCGCTCCTACCTCAAGGCCGCCGAGGGTGGCATGGCCGCCCGGATCGTGGAGGCCTGCCAGGCCCTCGGCTCGGCTGGTACGAAGCTCAAGTAA
- the eno gene encoding phosphopyruvate hydratase, whose protein sequence is MTAIVQVTGREILDSRGNPTVEVDVELADGSFGRAAVPSGASTGTREAVELRDGDPHRYLGKGVTGAVAAVNGELAGAVIGLDADDQSAVDRAMIELDGTANKARLGANAILGVSLAAAKAAAQTHVLPLYRHLGGADAHLLPTPMMNIVNGGAHADNGIDYQEFMIAPVGATNFADAVRIGSEIFHTLRKILRDAGHNTNVGDEGGFAPQLGSADEALDFVVRAVEKAGYVAGDDVVLMLDLAASEFYEEGVYHYRGEGRKRSAEEHVDYLAGLVDRYPIASIEDAMAQDDIAGWQLVTRALGERCQLVGDDVFCTNVELLKHGIDNGVGNAILVKVNQIGTLTETLEAVEVAYQAGYGVVLSHRSGETEDTTIADLAVAVDCGQIKTGSLSRADRTAKYNQLLRIEEDLGSTAVYAGRHPLTRKAR, encoded by the coding sequence ATGACTGCCATCGTCCAAGTCACGGGCCGGGAGATCCTGGACAGCCGGGGCAATCCGACCGTCGAGGTCGACGTCGAGCTGGCCGACGGCTCGTTCGGACGCGCGGCGGTGCCCTCGGGCGCGTCGACGGGCACCCGGGAAGCGGTCGAGCTGCGCGACGGCGACCCGCACCGGTACCTGGGCAAGGGCGTCACCGGCGCGGTCGCGGCCGTGAACGGCGAGCTCGCCGGCGCGGTCATCGGCCTCGACGCCGACGACCAGTCCGCCGTCGACCGCGCGATGATCGAGCTCGACGGCACGGCGAACAAGGCCCGCCTCGGCGCGAACGCCATCCTCGGCGTCTCGCTGGCCGCCGCGAAGGCGGCCGCCCAGACCCACGTGCTGCCGCTCTACCGCCACCTCGGCGGCGCCGACGCGCACCTGCTGCCGACGCCGATGATGAACATCGTCAACGGCGGCGCCCACGCCGACAACGGCATCGACTACCAGGAGTTCATGATCGCCCCGGTCGGCGCGACGAACTTCGCCGACGCCGTCCGGATCGGCTCGGAGATCTTCCACACGCTGCGCAAGATCCTCCGCGACGCCGGCCACAACACCAACGTCGGCGACGAGGGCGGCTTCGCCCCGCAGCTCGGCTCGGCCGACGAGGCCCTCGACTTCGTGGTCCGCGCCGTCGAGAAGGCCGGTTACGTGGCGGGCGACGACGTCGTGCTGATGCTCGACCTCGCGGCGTCGGAGTTCTACGAGGAGGGCGTCTACCACTATCGCGGCGAAGGGCGGAAGCGCTCGGCCGAGGAGCACGTCGACTACCTGGCCGGGCTCGTCGACCGGTACCCGATCGCGTCGATCGAGGACGCCATGGCGCAGGACGACATCGCCGGCTGGCAGCTCGTCACGCGCGCGCTGGGGGAGCGGTGCCAGCTCGTCGGCGACGACGTCTTCTGCACCAACGTGGAGCTGCTGAAGCACGGCATCGACAACGGCGTCGGCAACGCGATCCTGGTCAAGGTCAACCAGATCGGCACGCTCACCGAGACGCTGGAGGCCGTCGAGGTCGCCTACCAGGCCGGGTACGGCGTCGTGCTCTCGCACCGGTCCGGCGAGACCGAGGACACCACCATCGCGGACCTCGCGGTCGCCGTCGACTGCGGCCAGATCAAGACGGGGTCGCTCTCCCGCGCCGACCGCACGGCCAAGTACAACCAGCTGCTGCGGATCGAAGAAGACCTCGGCAGCACCGCCGTGTACGCGGGCCGGCACCCGCTGACCCGGAAGGCGCGCTGA
- a CDS encoding MerR family transcriptional regulator has protein sequence MRMAELSTESGVPVATVKYYLREGLLPAGRRIGPNQAQYSDEHLRRLRLVCALREIGGLSLAEVAAVLAALDSGHASPVVLGVAQDGRVSTRPTGEAARAWALDRVRALLGEHSVQLGGTVDAADPSIANLVTVLATFHALGHSAVTGKLADYAALARATAEVDAGLIADVGPARRPAETALITTLLGERLFAGLRHLALVNVVRAETAEA, from the coding sequence ATGCGGATGGCTGAGCTGAGCACGGAGTCGGGGGTGCCGGTCGCGACCGTCAAGTACTACCTGCGTGAGGGCCTGCTGCCCGCGGGGCGCCGGATCGGGCCGAACCAGGCGCAGTACTCCGACGAGCACCTCCGGCGGCTCCGGCTCGTCTGCGCGCTCCGCGAGATCGGCGGCCTTTCGCTGGCCGAAGTGGCCGCCGTGCTGGCCGCGCTCGACTCCGGCCACGCCTCCCCCGTCGTGCTGGGCGTCGCCCAGGACGGCCGGGTCAGCACGCGCCCGACCGGCGAGGCCGCCCGGGCGTGGGCGCTGGACCGGGTCCGGGCCCTGCTGGGCGAGCACAGTGTCCAACTCGGCGGCACCGTGGACGCCGCCGATCCCAGCATCGCGAACCTCGTGACCGTCCTGGCCACCTTCCACGCCCTCGGCCACAGCGCCGTCACCGGCAAGCTCGCCGACTACGCCGCGCTGGCCCGGGCGACCGCCGAGGTCGACGCCGGGCTGATCGCGGACGTCGGGCCCGCCCGCCGGCCCGCCGAGACGGCGTTGATCACCACCCTGCTCGGGGAACGGCTCTTCGCCGGGCTCCGCCACCTCGCGCTCGTGAACGTGGTCCGGGCGGAAACCGCGGAGGCCTGA
- a CDS encoding class I adenylate-forming enzyme family protein, translating into MATICGTDAAYTLDELEADAAGIAAELTARGLGRGDRVLLKADNSIGYVTAVLALVHLGASIVLIDHRDSPAATHDVLSRAKVKACLVDDATAAASVAPVPAILLPELAAAARPLPGGVDAGAWAALPDGLLMSSSGSTGRPKVVVKSGAVFLANLRRTADTLGYTRSDVLAPFLPFSHQYGLSIVLLAWLVRCSLVVVPYRRLDHALGLAGLRGATVLDAAPSTYRSMLNITRQRPVLRAALRRARMLCVGAAPLNHRLVAEYRAEFGKPLLDGYGSTELGNISFAVPGNPVATGRPVRGVDVRVVDDSDVAVAPGEVGELLVRTPDLPTGVLDDDGEVAPEPGGWFRTGDFGLLDGAGNLHVLGRKRAVHRMGYTLYPDMIEARVAEAGCCAKVVAVPDERHGSRLVAFVEDEAGHAPAYWRERMARILPPYEVPNRVVVVDSFPLNRNGKPDGRRLEELAATA; encoded by the coding sequence ATGGCCACCATCTGCGGGACCGACGCCGCGTACACCCTCGACGAGCTCGAGGCGGACGCCGCGGGGATCGCGGCCGAACTGACCGCGCGGGGCCTCGGGCGCGGCGATCGCGTGCTGCTCAAGGCGGACAACTCGATCGGCTACGTCACGGCGGTGCTGGCCCTGGTCCACCTCGGCGCGTCGATCGTGCTGATCGACCACCGGGACAGCCCGGCGGCCACCCACGACGTCCTCAGCCGTGCGAAGGTCAAGGCGTGCCTGGTGGACGACGCCACCGCGGCGGCGAGCGTCGCCCCGGTCCCGGCGATCCTGCTGCCGGAGCTGGCCGCGGCCGCCCGGCCGCTGCCGGGCGGTGTCGACGCCGGTGCGTGGGCCGCGCTGCCCGACGGCCTGCTCATGTCGTCGTCGGGGTCGACCGGCCGGCCGAAGGTGGTCGTGAAGTCCGGCGCCGTGTTCCTCGCCAACCTCCGGCGCACCGCGGACACGCTCGGCTACACGCGTTCCGACGTCCTCGCGCCGTTCCTGCCGTTCTCCCACCAGTACGGCCTGTCGATCGTGCTGCTCGCCTGGCTCGTGCGCTGCTCACTGGTGGTCGTGCCCTACCGCCGGCTCGACCACGCGCTCGGCCTGGCCGGCCTGCGCGGCGCGACCGTGCTCGACGCCGCGCCCTCGACCTACCGCAGCATGCTGAACATCACCCGGCAGCGGCCGGTCCTGCGGGCCGCGCTGCGGCGCGCGCGGATGCTGTGCGTCGGCGCCGCGCCGCTGAACCACCGGCTGGTCGCGGAGTACCGCGCGGAGTTCGGGAAGCCCCTGCTGGACGGCTACGGCAGCACGGAGCTCGGCAACATCTCCTTCGCCGTGCCCGGCAACCCGGTCGCCACCGGCCGCCCGGTCCGCGGGGTGGACGTCCGCGTCGTCGACGACTCCGACGTCGCGGTCGCGCCCGGCGAGGTGGGCGAGCTGCTCGTGCGCACCCCCGACCTGCCGACCGGGGTGCTGGACGACGACGGCGAGGTGGCACCGGAGCCGGGTGGCTGGTTCCGCACCGGCGACTTCGGCCTGCTCGACGGCGCCGGCAACCTCCACGTCCTGGGCCGCAAGCGCGCGGTCCACCGGATGGGCTACACGCTGTACCCGGACATGATCGAAGCGCGCGTCGCGGAGGCGGGCTGCTGCGCGAAGGTCGTCGCGGTCCCCGACGAGCGCCACGGCAGCCGCCTGGTCGCCTTCGTCGAGGACGAGGCCGGCCACGCCCCGGCGTACTGGCGCGAGCGGATGGCCCGGATCCTGCCGCCGTACGAGGTCCCCAACCGGGTGGTCGTCGTCGACAGCTTCCCGCTGAACCGCAA